In one window of Miscanthus floridulus cultivar M001 chromosome 12, ASM1932011v1, whole genome shotgun sequence DNA:
- the LOC136498085 gene encoding uncharacterized protein has product MATGRGDAASMVAVGLVWGATNALMRRGALVWDRRARASYPSGNVFRRWAALLLTWQYSAPFAANLCASAAFFALLGAAPISVAVPVTNAVTFAATAAAAAALGERVRPAPAVLGTALIVLGVWVCIS; this is encoded by the coding sequence ATGGCGACGGGTCGCGGCGACGCTGCGAGCATGGTGGCGGTGGGTCTGGTGTGGGGCGCCACGAACGCGCTCATGCGGCGGGGCGCGCTCGTCTGGGACCGCCGCGCCCGTGCCTCCTACCCCTCCGGCAACGTCTTCCGCCGGTGGGCGGCCTTGCTCCTGACGTGGCAGTACTCGGCGCCGTTCGCCGCCAACCTGTGCGCGTCCGCAGCCTTCTTCGCGCTCCTCGGCGCCGCGCCCATCTCCGTGGCCGTCCCCGTCACCAACGCCGTCACCTtcgccgccacggccgccgccgccgcggccctcGGCGAGCGCGTCCGGCCGGCGCCCGCAGTCCTCGGCACCGCGCTCATCGTCCTTGGCGTCTGGGTCTGCATCTCTTAG